One Vitis vinifera cultivar Pinot Noir 40024 chromosome 8, ASM3070453v1 genomic window carries:
- the LOC100246560 gene encoding scopoletin glucosyltransferase translates to MEPPHLHVFFFPFMSPGHLIPMVDMARLFATHGVKSTIITTPLNLSRFRSIIGRHNCSSNYVPIDLHVLDLPFSAAGLPENCENLDSLPSRLMSYNFSKAIMMHQPPSSDLVRRHRPDAIISDLNLPWTAEIAREHGIPRIVFNGGCCFSLSVVDGVARHKPHENVSSDTEPFLVPGLPDPVFITKSHMPERFFGNLGLHEFFKSFMEAERNTYGVVANTTYEIEPEYVEHYKKITGKKVWPVGPVSLCNKKALDMAERGNKASIDKERCLTWLDSKKPNSVLYVSFGSLCTFSKSQLLELGLGLEASNHSFIWVIRDHQELGFVLKDFEERVRDRGLIIRGWAPQVLILNHEAVGGFMTHCGWNSVLESVSEGVPLITWPLFAEQFYNENFVLHRLRIGVGIGVQSGLAWGEEERSDVLMEKDQIAEAVTRLMSDGEMVEVMRKRASRLRDIARSAVEKGGSSYVSVGLLIEDLLNQREERLARDHRVGLAEK, encoded by the coding sequence ATGGAGCCCCCTCACCTCCATGTGTTCTTCTTTCCCTTCATGTCTCCAGGCCACCTCATTCCCATGGTCGACATGGCCAGACTCTTCGCCACCCACGGCGTGAAGTCCACTATAATCACCACTCCACTCAATCTCTCTCGCTTCCGATCCATCATAGGCCGCCACAATTGCTCTTCTAATTATGTCCCAATCGACCTCCATGTCCTTGACTTACCCTTCTCCGCTGCAGGCCTCCCTGAAAACTGCGAAAACCTCGATTCCTTACCGTCGCGGCTCATGTCATACAATTTCAGCAAGGCCATCATGATGCATCAGCCACCGTCCAGTGATCTCGTCCGTCGGCATCGGCCTGATGCTATCATTTCCGATCTCAACCTCCCATGGACGGCCGAAATTGCTAGAGAGCACGGCATCCCGCGTATCGTTTTCAACGGAGGGTGCTGCTTCTCTCTTTCTGTCGTCGACGGTGTTGCCCGACATAAGCCGCATGAGAACGTCAGCTCTGATACAGAGCCCTTCTTGGTACCCGGTTTGCCGGACCCCGTTTTCATCACTAAGTCTCACATGCCGGAGCGATTTTTTGGCAACTTGGGTCTTCACGAATTCTTCAAGAGCTTCATGGAAGCTGAACGAAATACCTACGGCGTAGTGGCCAACACTACTTACGAAATTGAACCAGAGTATGTGGAGCACTACAAAAAGATTACTGGAAAAAAGGTGTGGCCGGTTGGACCGGTCTCTCTCTGCAACAAGAAAGCTTTGGACATGGCGGAGAGAGGAAACAAAGCTTCGATTGATAAAGAAAGGTGTCTCACATGGCTCGACTCGAAGAAGCCCAACTCAGTACTCTATGTTTCTTTTGGAAGTCTCTGTACTTTCAGCAAGTCACAGCTTCTGGAGTTAGGATTGGGCCTTGAAGCTTCAAATCACTCGTTCATCTGGGTCATCAGAGATCATCAAGAACTTGGCTTTGTGCTCAAGGATTTCgaagagagagtgagagatAGAGGTCTCATCATCAGAGGTTGGGCTCCGCAGGTTCTGATCCTCAACCACGAGGCTGTTGGCGGGTTCATGACTCACTGCGGGTGGAACTCGGTGCTGGAATCGGTAAGTGAGGGCGTGCCACTGATAACTTGGCCGCTCTTTGCTGAGCAGTTCTACAACGAGAATTTTGTCTTGCATCGTTTGCGAATCGGAGTTGGAATTGGTGTGCAGAGCGGGTTGGCGTGGGGAGAGGAAGAGAGGAGCGATGTCTTGATGGAAAAGGACCAAATTGCCGAAGCAGTGACTCGGTTGATGAGCGACGGGGAAATGGTGGAAGTGATGAGGAAGCGAGCGAGTCGACTCCGCGACATAGCGAGATCTGCTGTGGAAAAAGGTGGTTCATCTTACGTAAGTGTGGGCCTTCTAATTGAGGATCTCTTGAATCAAAGGGAAGAGAGACTAGCAAGAGATCATCGAGTGGGGCTAGCAGAGAAATAA
- the LOC100251700 gene encoding pentatricopeptide repeat-containing protein At2g32630, whose protein sequence is MSTPKMWSNLKKAFSSNPSLKLNQEIAGKISKTLVSSGAKSLQTTPSLLSSLNSQTVHLILSNHILTAESCLDFFHFIRKNYYKPDLRAYITLIFKLYRSRKSDKLHKSQKFAEIRHLFNCAAVDDGLRVPVTVIASLVDDACNESKCNRAKFKEKFFDLLFRVYADNKMFGEALEAFEHMEKKGFHIDERSCLVYLLALRRGGQVDSCLRFFRRMVNLDVEVTVYSLTIVLDGLCKRGDVEMGRKLMDEVAAKGVKANVVTYNAFIEGYFKRLDLGGVAEILTLMEKEGVACNVVTYTLLIHGFSNIGKIEEAQRLFEEMREKGIEADVYVYTSIISCNCRSGNVKRALVLFDEMTDKGLIPSAHTYGALIHGVCKAGQMEAAQMLVNEMQGKGIDLNPVIFNTLIDGYCESGMVDEALRLQVVMEKKGLESDVFAYNSIASGLCKLNRKDEAKGLLFSMVERGVSPNTMSFTTLIDIYCKEGNFVEAKRVFREMEEKGNVPNIITYNVLIDGYSKRGNMKEAHKLKDELENRGLIPDVYTCTSLIHGECIDGKVDMALKLFDEMPQRGLVPNVVTYTAMISGLSKDGRSEEAFKLYDEMKETGLTPDDTVYSSLVGSLHSAES, encoded by the coding sequence ATGTCCACCCCAAAGATGTGGAGTAACCTGAAAAAAGCTTTCTCCTCAAACCCCAGTTTGAAATTGAATCAAGAAATTGCCGGGAAGATCTCTAAAACCCTAGTAAGTTCAGGCGCCAAATCTCTCCAAACAACACCATCTCTCCTCTCTAGTCTCAATTCTCAGACCGTTCACCTTATTCTCTCAAACCATATTCTCACAGCCGAATCTTGCTTAGATTTCTTTCACTTCATTagaaaaaactattataaacCTGATCTTAGGGCCTATATAACCCTAATTTTCAAGTTATATAGATCCCGAAAGTCTGACAAGTTACATAAATCCCAAAAGTTTGCCGAGATAAGGCATCTCTTCAATTGTGCTGCTGTTGATGATGGTCTTAGAGTTCCAGTTACAGTCATAGCTTCTTTGGTTGATGATGCATGCAATGAATCTAAATGCAATAGAGCTAAATTTAAGGAGAagttttttgatttattgtttagGGTTTATGCGGATAACAAAATGTTTGGAGAGGCTTTAGAGGCTTTTGAACAtatggagaagaaggggtttcATATTGATGAGAGGTCCTGCTTGGTTTATCTACTTGCCCTTCGGAGAGGTGGTCAGGTGGATTCATGTTTGAGGTTTTTCCGGCGAATGGTCAATTTAGATGTTGAGGTTACCGTCTACTCTTTGACGATTGTGCTTGATGGGTTGTGTAAGAGAGGAGATGTGGAAATGGGCAGGAAATTAATGGACGAAGTAGCTGCTAAAGGGGTCAAAGCCAATGTTGTCACATATAATGCATTTATTGAAGGCTATTTTAAAAGATTGGATCTTGGGGGAGTTGCGGAGATTTTGACCCTTATGGAGAAGGAAGGGGTGGCATGCAATGTTGTGACCTATACACTTTTGATTCATGGGTTTTCAAACATAGGGAAGATAGAAGAAGCCCAGAGACTGTTTGAGGAAATGCGTGAGAAAGGGATAGAGGCGGATGTTTATGTGTACACTTCAATCATTAGTTGCAATTGTAGATCAGGGAACGTTAAAAGGGCACTTGTATTGTTTGATGAAATGACTGACAAGGGCCTCATTCCGAGTGCTCACACTTACGGGGCTTTGATCCATGGTGTGTGCAAGGCTGGGCAGATGGAGGCTGCGCAAATGTTGGTAAATGAGATGCAAGGTAAAGGGATTGATCTCAATCCAGTGATATTTAATACATTAATTGATGGATACTGTGAAAGTGGAATGGTAGATGAAGCTCTGAGGCTGCAGGTTGTCATGGAGAAGAAAGGACTTGAGAGTGATGTGTTTGCTTATAACTCAATTGCCAGCGGGTTGTGTAAATTGAACAGGAAAGATGAAGCAAAGGGCTTGTTGTTTTCAATGGTGGAAAGAGGTGTGTCTCCCAACACAATGAGTTTTACTACTTTGATTGACATCTATTGCAAGGAGGGGAACTTTGTGGAAGCGAAGAGGGTGTTTCGAGAGATGGAGGAGAAAGGAAATGTACCTAATATCATTACATACAATGTTCTAATAGATGGGTATAGTAAGAGAGGGAATATGAAAGAAGCTCATAAGCTAAAAGATGAACTGGAAAACAGGGGTTTGATACCAGATGTTTATACATGCACATCACTTATACATGGGGAATGCATAGATGGAAAGGTAGATATGGCACTGAAACTGTTCGATGAAATGCCTCAGAGAGGGTTGGTTCCAAATGTAGTCACATACACAGCTATGATTTCAGGCCTGTCTAAAGACGGGAGATCCGAAGAAGCTTTTAAACTATATGATGAGATGAAAGAGACAGGCCTTACACCTGATGACACAGTATATTCTTCGCTTGTGGGCAGCCTTCATTCAGCCGAGTCTTAG